A region from the Oceanidesulfovibrio marinus genome encodes:
- the phnF gene encoding phosphonate metabolism transcriptional regulator PhnF: protein MPIERKKGVSVWKQIQQTLAGEIVTGILKPGERLPTETALSERFGVNRHTLRRALSELEQMDLIRIEHGRGMFVREQVVDYSVGKRTRFSENLSKLKRTPGGVLLSAQTLPADEVPAEALGIAPGRPVAVLDRAGEADGHRISVSTHYMSEDRFPGATEVYARTKSITSTLEHFGVGDYVRKVTRVTARMPTARDARILEQPRNRPILMAEGVNTTRDGEPVEYCVTRFASDWVQIVFES from the coding sequence ATGCCTATTGAAAGAAAAAAGGGAGTCTCTGTCTGGAAGCAGATTCAGCAAACGCTGGCCGGAGAGATCGTTACGGGAATTCTGAAGCCCGGTGAGCGGTTGCCCACCGAGACGGCCTTGAGCGAACGGTTCGGCGTGAACCGGCATACGTTGCGCCGGGCGTTGTCCGAGCTTGAGCAGATGGACCTGATCCGCATCGAGCACGGCCGCGGCATGTTCGTGCGCGAGCAGGTCGTGGACTACAGTGTCGGCAAACGCACCAGGTTCAGCGAAAACCTGTCCAAGCTCAAGCGCACACCCGGCGGTGTCCTGCTCAGTGCGCAGACCCTGCCGGCCGACGAGGTTCCGGCTGAAGCGCTGGGCATTGCGCCGGGGCGTCCCGTGGCCGTGCTCGACCGCGCCGGCGAGGCGGACGGCCATCGCATCAGCGTGAGCACCCACTACATGTCCGAAGACCGTTTCCCTGGCGCGACGGAAGTTTACGCCCGGACAAAGTCCATCACCAGCACGCTCGAGCACTTCGGCGTGGGCGACTACGTGCGCAAGGTCACCCGCGTGACGGCGCGCATGCCCACTGCGCGGGACGCTCGGATCCTCGAACAGCCGCGTAACCGGCCGATTCTGATGGCCGAAGGCGTGAACACCACCCGCGACGGCGAGCCCGTGGAGTACTGCGTTACCCGCTTTGCCAGCGACTGGGTGCAGATCGTCTTCGAGTCCTGA
- the phnL gene encoding phosphonate C-P lyase system protein PhnL, giving the protein MDAVIEVEDLTKHFVLHTQGGAEIPVFEGLGLSVMAGECVALHGPSGAGKSTLLRSLYANYKPLSGSIRIRVEEGDGPCVVDLASAGPREVLQLRKRTLGYVSQFLRVIPRVPAREIVAEPLRDRGVDAQEALERAETMLRRLNIPERLMGLAPATFSGGEQQRINIARGFVAHYPVLLLDEPTASLDADNRDVVIQLIREAKARGAAIVGIFHDAEVRHAIADRIYPVAPHDAAAGDGENE; this is encoded by the coding sequence ATGGACGCCGTCATCGAAGTCGAAGATTTGACCAAACATTTTGTGCTGCACACCCAGGGCGGGGCGGAGATCCCTGTTTTTGAAGGCCTTGGCCTGAGCGTCATGGCGGGCGAGTGCGTAGCGCTCCATGGTCCTTCCGGCGCGGGCAAATCCACGTTGCTGCGTTCGCTGTACGCCAATTACAAACCCCTGAGCGGCAGCATCCGCATTCGCGTGGAGGAAGGAGACGGCCCGTGCGTGGTGGACCTGGCTTCGGCCGGACCGCGCGAGGTGCTGCAGCTCCGGAAGCGCACGCTGGGCTACGTGAGCCAGTTCCTGCGCGTCATTCCGCGTGTTCCGGCCCGGGAGATCGTTGCCGAGCCGTTGCGCGACCGCGGCGTGGATGCGCAGGAAGCGCTGGAGCGCGCAGAGACCATGCTGCGCCGGCTCAACATCCCGGAGCGGCTCATGGGCCTTGCTCCGGCCACGTTCTCTGGCGGCGAGCAGCAGCGGATCAACATTGCCCGCGGGTTTGTGGCCCACTACCCTGTTCTGCTGCTGGACGAGCCCACGGCGTCCCTGGATGCGGACAACCGCGACGTGGTGATCCAGCTGATCCGGGAGGCCAAAGCGCGTGGCGCGGCCATCGTAGGAATCTTCCACGACGCCGAAGTGCGACACGCCATTGCGGACAGGATTTACCCTGTAGCGCCACACGACGCCGCGGCCGGCGACGGAGAAAACGAATGA
- the phnG gene encoding phosphonate C-P lyase system protein PhnG, with protein MTDRKLTTTQPPEAGGNPAARNHGDAPDGPEANPRRRWMGILARADINDLESAWDALEHKPNYEFLRGPETGLVMVRGRAGNVGKRFNLGEMAVTRCAVRLEDETVGLSWVMGRSKRKAELTAAFDGLLQNEALRPLLEARVLAPLDERRQLRLAQQRTLAEETTVDFFTLVRGS; from the coding sequence ATGACAGATCGTAAACTTACCACGACTCAACCGCCGGAGGCCGGCGGAAATCCCGCAGCCCGCAACCACGGCGACGCCCCTGACGGCCCCGAAGCCAACCCGCGGCGCCGCTGGATGGGCATTCTGGCCAGAGCGGATATCAACGACCTTGAATCTGCCTGGGACGCCCTGGAGCACAAGCCGAACTACGAGTTCCTGCGCGGGCCGGAAACCGGGCTCGTCATGGTGCGCGGCCGCGCCGGCAATGTGGGCAAACGCTTCAACCTTGGGGAAATGGCCGTGACCCGCTGCGCCGTGCGTCTGGAAGACGAAACCGTGGGCCTCTCCTGGGTCATGGGCCGCAGCAAACGAAAGGCGGAGCTGACAGCCGCTTTTGACGGCCTGCTGCAGAACGAGGCGCTGCGTCCTCTCCTGGAAGCGCGCGTGCTCGCCCCCCTGGACGAACGCCGCCAGCTCCGCCTGGCGCAGCAGCGCACGCTGGCGGAGGAAACCACCGTGGACTTTTTCACCCTGGTCCGAGGAAGCTGA
- the phnK gene encoding phosphonate C-P lyase system protein PhnK — translation MDTSICAQAHLAQCGTGAAEAASKADIPLLQVKGLSKYYDRHLGCRDVSFDLWSGEVIGVVGESGSGKSTLLSCLSAMLPASSGSVVYHDRNGRAVDIHAAEDVEKRMLMRSEWGIVHQNPRDGLRMNVSAGANIGERLMALGERHYGNIRAKALRWLERVEIDAERIDDLPATFSGGMQQRLQIARNLVTDPRLVFMDEPTSGLDVSVQARFLDLLRGLVGELGLAVVIVTHDLAVTRLLAHRLMVMRRGEVVESGLTDQVLDDPQHPYTQLLVSSVLHA, via the coding sequence ATGGATACATCCATATGCGCACAGGCGCACCTGGCCCAATGCGGAACAGGAGCCGCCGAGGCTGCCTCCAAAGCGGACATCCCCCTCCTGCAGGTCAAGGGATTGAGCAAATACTACGACCGCCATCTCGGCTGCCGGGACGTGAGCTTCGACCTCTGGTCCGGCGAGGTCATCGGCGTTGTGGGCGAGTCAGGCTCCGGCAAATCCACCCTGCTCTCCTGCCTCTCGGCCATGCTGCCGGCAAGCAGCGGCTCTGTCGTCTACCACGACAGGAACGGCCGGGCCGTGGATATACACGCCGCGGAAGACGTGGAGAAGCGTATGCTCATGCGGAGCGAATGGGGCATTGTGCACCAGAACCCGCGCGACGGGCTGCGCATGAATGTCAGCGCCGGGGCCAACATCGGTGAACGCCTCATGGCCCTTGGCGAACGGCATTACGGCAACATCCGCGCCAAGGCGCTGCGCTGGCTGGAACGGGTGGAAATCGACGCCGAGCGCATCGATGATCTGCCCGCGACATTTTCCGGCGGCATGCAGCAGCGGTTGCAGATCGCCCGCAACCTGGTCACCGACCCCAGGCTCGTGTTCATGGACGAGCCCACGAGCGGGCTGGACGTCTCGGTGCAGGCCCGGTTTCTGGACCTCCTGCGCGGGCTGGTGGGCGAGCTGGGACTCGCCGTGGTCATCGTGACCCACGACCTGGCCGTGACCCGGCTGCTGGCCCACCGGCTCATGGTCATGCGCCGCGGCGAGGTGGTCGAGTCCGGTTTGACCGACCAGGTCCTGGACGACCCGCAGCACCCCTACACCCAACTGCTGGTGTCGTCCGTACTCCATGCATAA
- the phnN gene encoding phosphonate metabolism protein/1,5-bisphosphokinase (PRPP-forming) PhnN has protein sequence MSSGRLVYVMGPSGAGKDSVLNEARRQLGGSPTAFAHRYITRPADAGGENHVTLSEEEFACRRDRSLFLFHWHSHGFFYGAGIELLDWMYRGFTVVLNGSREYWPQARERIPNIEGVLITARSEVLRQRLQDRGRESDAAIKERIRRNTALESDMPGVRVIDNSGDLSHATSELVDFLRKPAP, from the coding sequence ATGAGCTCGGGCAGGCTGGTCTACGTGATGGGACCGTCCGGCGCAGGAAAGGACAGTGTGCTGAACGAGGCGCGGCGCCAGCTCGGCGGCTCTCCCACAGCCTTTGCCCATCGCTACATCACCCGGCCTGCCGATGCGGGGGGCGAGAACCACGTGACCTTGAGCGAGGAGGAGTTCGCCTGCCGGCGGGACCGGAGCCTCTTCCTGTTTCATTGGCACAGTCATGGGTTTTTCTACGGCGCGGGCATCGAGCTGCTGGACTGGATGTACCGCGGCTTCACGGTGGTGCTCAATGGCTCGCGGGAGTACTGGCCCCAGGCGCGGGAACGGATACCGAACATCGAGGGCGTCCTGATAACCGCGCGCTCCGAGGTTCTGCGCCAACGGCTCCAGGATCGCGGTCGCGAGAGCGACGCCGCCATCAAGGAACGCATCCGCCGCAACACCGCTCTGGAATCGGACATGCCCGGCGTACGGGTTATTGACAACAGCGGCGATCTCTCGCACGCGACATCCGAGCTTGTGGACTTCCTTCGGAAACCTGCTCCGTAG
- the phnD gene encoding phosphonate ABC transporter substrate-binding protein → MSQVARAEQWQKQYPEITLGVITSENEKDRLIRYELVQKYLEETLGVKIKWRTATDYAGVIEGVKAGKIQVARFGPASYAKCYIVTNGKVEPLVGALDKDGNLGYHSVIIVKTDSPYKTVQDLKGTKFAFADPNSTSGHQAPRYFLDEEGIKVDEFFSSATFSGSHENSVMGLVSGTYDAVATWWRSDSSNNPKRMESKGMIEPGQWRIIWKSPLLPSSPWAVPTDLPEDMRKDIQKALLELPTKDPEAWASFIKGEKISGFAEVTHEDYEPIVRMIQANLKNRKS, encoded by the coding sequence ATGTCCCAAGTCGCGCGCGCCGAACAGTGGCAGAAGCAGTACCCGGAGATCACCCTCGGTGTCATCACCTCCGAGAACGAGAAGGACCGCCTGATCCGGTACGAGCTGGTCCAGAAGTACCTGGAGGAGACCCTGGGCGTGAAAATCAAATGGCGCACGGCCACGGACTACGCCGGCGTCATCGAGGGCGTGAAGGCCGGCAAGATCCAGGTCGCGCGCTTCGGCCCCGCGTCCTATGCCAAGTGCTACATCGTCACCAACGGCAAAGTGGAGCCTCTGGTCGGCGCATTGGATAAGGACGGCAACCTCGGCTACCACTCCGTGATCATCGTCAAGACCGACAGCCCGTACAAGACGGTCCAGGACCTCAAGGGCACGAAGTTCGCCTTTGCCGATCCAAACTCCACCTCCGGCCACCAGGCTCCCCGATACTTTCTGGACGAGGAAGGCATCAAGGTCGACGAGTTTTTCAGCTCGGCCACCTTTTCCGGCAGCCACGAGAACAGCGTGATGGGGCTGGTCTCCGGCACCTACGACGCCGTGGCCACCTGGTGGCGCTCCGATTCCAGCAACAACCCCAAGCGCATGGAAAGCAAGGGCATGATCGAGCCCGGCCAGTGGCGCATCATCTGGAAGTCGCCGCTGCTGCCCTCCAGCCCCTGGGCCGTGCCCACCGACCTGCCGGAGGACATGCGCAAGGACATCCAGAAGGCGCTCCTTGAGTTGCCCACCAAGGACCCCGAAGCCTGGGCCAGCTTCATCAAAGGTGAGAAGATCTCCGGCTTTGCCGAGGTTACCCACGAGGATTACGAGCCCATCGTTCGCATGATTCAGGCCAACCTGAAGAATCGCAAAAGCTAA
- a CDS encoding carbon-phosphorus lyase complex subunit PhnI, with amino-acid sequence MYVAVKGGEKAILRSHDLLALKRRGDERLPELDVAQIREQLPLAVDRVMAEGSLYDPDLAALAIKQAMGDTQEAIFLLRAYRTTLPRLGYSEPLDTSRMVIQRRISATYKDLPGGQVLGPTFDYTHRLLDFSLSRSAGNESHDSAPTATPNPDTPAERVPRVAEILGDEGLLEDEVGGEDGPVGDITREPLTFPADRDVRLQSLSRADEGFLLGLAYSTQRGFGSTHPFAGEIRMGEAAVELAPEELGFAIEIGDILVTECEMITQFKGTKDIPPQFTRGYGLVFGHSERKAMSMALVDRSLRCEEYGQEPSAPAEDHEFVLYHGDNVEAQGFVSHLKLPHYVDFQGELTMLRAMRKAMDENAATADTQDQDSADTAVQPEEASDHDI; translated from the coding sequence ATGTACGTTGCAGTCAAAGGCGGTGAGAAAGCCATCCTGCGCTCCCACGACCTGCTGGCGCTCAAGCGCCGGGGGGATGAGCGCCTGCCGGAACTGGACGTGGCCCAGATACGAGAGCAGCTGCCCCTGGCCGTGGACAGAGTCATGGCGGAAGGCTCCCTGTACGATCCGGACTTGGCCGCCCTGGCCATCAAGCAGGCCATGGGCGATACCCAGGAGGCCATCTTCCTGCTGCGGGCCTACCGCACCACCCTGCCGCGCCTGGGCTACAGCGAGCCTCTGGACACCTCGCGCATGGTCATCCAGCGCCGCATCTCCGCAACATACAAGGATCTGCCCGGCGGCCAGGTGTTGGGGCCGACCTTCGATTACACCCACCGGCTGCTCGATTTCAGCCTGTCCCGCAGTGCAGGCAATGAAAGCCATGATTCCGCTCCAACCGCGACTCCGAACCCGGACACCCCTGCGGAGCGCGTGCCGCGAGTGGCCGAGATTCTGGGCGACGAAGGGTTGCTGGAAGACGAGGTTGGCGGCGAGGACGGCCCGGTGGGGGATATCACCCGCGAGCCCCTGACCTTTCCGGCGGACCGGGACGTGCGGTTGCAGTCCTTGTCCAGGGCCGACGAAGGCTTCCTTCTGGGGCTGGCCTACTCCACCCAGCGCGGCTTCGGCTCGACCCATCCCTTTGCCGGAGAGATCCGCATGGGCGAGGCAGCCGTGGAGCTCGCGCCAGAGGAGCTGGGCTTCGCCATTGAGATCGGCGACATCCTTGTCACCGAATGCGAGATGATCACCCAGTTCAAGGGGACCAAGGACATCCCGCCCCAGTTCACCCGCGGCTACGGCCTCGTGTTCGGCCACTCGGAACGCAAGGCCATGAGCATGGCCTTGGTGGACCGCTCCCTGCGCTGCGAGGAGTACGGCCAGGAGCCCTCCGCGCCGGCCGAGGACCACGAGTTCGTGCTCTACCACGGGGATAATGTGGAGGCGCAGGGCTTTGTCTCGCACCTCAAGCTGCCGCACTACGTAGACTTCCAGGGCGAGCTCACCATGCTCCGCGCCATGCGCAAGGCCATGGACGAGAACGCCGCAACGGCGGATACGCAGGACCAGGATTCCGCAGACACGGCCGTCCAGCCCGAGGAGGCGTCCGACCATGACATTTGA
- a CDS encoding alpha-D-ribose 1-methylphosphonate 5-triphosphate diphosphatase: MKERADMLLSGGNVLLPGGDIEPIDVRIRGGYIVGLGPGAALAQMDLGGRLLLPGIVDIHGDAFESVVQPRPETMIDLTLALEETDRQLVANGVTTAFYGLSWSWESNRGLRSGSEPARFLDQFEELRPNLRCDSQLHLRYEIHHLDALETVLQWVHEARIDLLAFNDHLNYIEEKIEDSDRIGILAARNGQTPEEYLAAHRAMRERYPHSLAGVERLAEAGRLAAIPMASHDEESPDVRRWYHELGCRICEFPVNEATACHALELGDDVVLGAPNALRGSSLYKRLSARRCAVEGLCTVLASDYYYPSLLAAAWDIHSRRGLELGRAWDLVSANPARALGLTDRGRIEPGLRADLIAAEVGPNGLLQAACTWTSGTMAYMGGTLAAQAFSGQGNVGGRVAA; the protein is encoded by the coding sequence ATGAAGGAACGCGCGGATATGCTCTTGAGCGGCGGCAATGTGCTGCTCCCTGGTGGTGATATCGAACCCATCGATGTTCGTATTCGAGGCGGCTACATTGTCGGTTTGGGGCCGGGGGCTGCGCTGGCGCAAATGGATCTGGGCGGCCGGCTGTTGCTGCCCGGCATTGTGGATATTCACGGCGACGCCTTCGAGTCCGTGGTGCAGCCGCGTCCCGAGACCATGATTGATCTGACTCTGGCCCTGGAGGAGACCGACCGCCAGCTGGTGGCCAACGGCGTAACCACGGCGTTCTACGGTCTTTCCTGGAGCTGGGAGAGCAACCGGGGCCTGCGCAGCGGCAGCGAGCCTGCACGATTCCTCGACCAGTTCGAAGAGCTGCGGCCAAACCTGCGCTGCGACTCCCAGCTGCACCTCCGTTACGAAATCCATCACCTGGATGCGCTGGAGACCGTGCTGCAGTGGGTGCACGAGGCGCGGATCGATCTTTTGGCCTTCAACGATCATCTCAACTACATCGAAGAGAAAATTGAGGATTCCGATCGTATCGGCATCCTCGCCGCACGGAACGGCCAGACCCCGGAAGAGTATCTGGCCGCCCACAGGGCCATGCGCGAACGCTACCCCCACTCCCTGGCGGGTGTGGAGCGCCTGGCCGAGGCAGGGCGGCTCGCGGCTATCCCCATGGCCTCCCATGATGAGGAAAGTCCCGATGTCCGGCGCTGGTATCACGAGCTGGGCTGCCGCATCTGCGAGTTCCCGGTCAACGAGGCCACGGCCTGTCACGCTCTTGAGCTGGGGGACGACGTGGTGCTCGGCGCTCCCAACGCCCTGCGCGGATCGAGCCTCTACAAGCGCCTTTCGGCCCGTCGTTGCGCGGTGGAAGGCCTCTGCACGGTCCTCGCCTCCGACTACTACTATCCGTCCCTGCTTGCCGCGGCGTGGGACATCCATTCCCGGCGCGGCCTGGAGCTCGGCAGAGCCTGGGACCTCGTGTCTGCAAACCCGGCGCGAGCCCTGGGGCTGACGGACCGGGGGCGTATCGAGCCCGGCCTGCGCGCCGACCTCATCGCCGCGGAGGTCGGTCCCAACGGATTGTTGCAGGCGGCCTGCACCTGGACGTCTGGGACCATGGCGTACATGGGCGGAACCCTGGCCGCACAGGCATTCTCCGGACAGGGAAATGTCGGCGGTCGCGTCGCGGCGTGA
- the phnC gene encoding phosphonate ABC transporter ATP-binding protein has protein sequence MLEIQGLSKRFGDVVAVNDVSLSIPKGQFIGIIGSSGAGKSTLLRLINRLLDPSGGSMRFDNTAVCELQGKKLREWRATCAMIFQQFNLVERLDVLGNVLLGRLGYNATLPTLIKQFSRRERDMAVGALERLGMAPHALKRADTLSGGQQQRVAIARALVQEPKLVLADEPIASLDPRNAAMVMDALRTINKDDGITVICNLHQVPTAQEYCDRLVGMAHGRVVFDGAPESLDEQKVQEIYGLEEGSEELECALNGCVPAGNPSRIRSAGQPATAQV, from the coding sequence ATGCTTGAGATTCAGGGCCTGAGCAAACGGTTTGGCGACGTTGTTGCCGTGAATGATGTCAGCCTGAGCATTCCCAAGGGGCAGTTCATCGGCATTATCGGCAGCTCCGGCGCAGGCAAATCGACTCTTTTGCGGCTCATCAACCGCCTGCTGGACCCGAGCGGGGGCTCGATGCGGTTTGACAACACGGCCGTATGCGAGCTGCAGGGCAAAAAGCTCCGGGAGTGGCGCGCCACCTGCGCGATGATCTTTCAGCAGTTCAATCTGGTGGAGCGGCTGGACGTGCTGGGCAACGTGTTGCTGGGCCGTCTGGGCTACAACGCGACTCTGCCCACGCTGATCAAGCAGTTCTCCAGGCGGGAGCGCGACATGGCGGTCGGCGCTCTGGAGCGCCTGGGCATGGCGCCGCACGCCCTCAAACGGGCGGACACCCTTTCCGGCGGCCAGCAGCAGCGCGTGGCCATAGCGCGGGCCCTGGTGCAGGAGCCCAAGCTGGTCCTAGCCGACGAGCCCATAGCCTCTCTCGATCCCCGCAACGCCGCCATGGTCATGGACGCGCTGCGCACCATCAACAAGGACGACGGCATCACGGTCATCTGCAACCTGCATCAGGTCCCGACGGCGCAGGAGTACTGCGACAGGCTCGTGGGCATGGCCCACGGCCGCGTCGTGTTCGACGGCGCGCCGGAGAGCCTCGACGAGCAGAAGGTACAGGAGATCTACGGCCTGGAGGAGGGCAGCGAAGAGCTCGAGTGCGCGCTCAATGGATGCGTCCCTGCAGGCAACCCCTCGCGGATACGCTCCGCCGGACAGCCCGCCACGGCTCAGGTCTGA
- the phnH gene encoding phosphonate C-P lyase system protein PhnH, translating into MTNTSMTGLKAGFSNPVLSSQAVFRQVLTAMSRPGTLQRIQSLPPAEPPLLPATAAVCLTLVDFETPLWLDAPLAASNAAGYLRFHCGCPLAAEPVAASFALISDPAAMPALCAFNPGRQDYPDRSATLIIQVSALAEGEGVRLSGPGIQESARLRVDGLPDRFWAEQEANRSLFPRGVDLVFTTSDAVAAMPRTTQVES; encoded by the coding sequence ATGACGAATACGAGCATGACCGGGCTCAAAGCCGGTTTTTCAAACCCTGTATTGTCCTCGCAGGCCGTGTTCCGCCAGGTGCTTACGGCCATGTCGCGGCCGGGCACCTTGCAGCGCATCCAAAGCCTGCCCCCGGCGGAACCGCCCCTGCTCCCGGCCACAGCCGCCGTCTGCCTGACCCTGGTGGATTTCGAAACGCCGCTGTGGCTGGACGCGCCCCTGGCCGCCAGCAACGCGGCCGGATACCTGCGCTTCCATTGCGGATGCCCCCTTGCCGCCGAGCCGGTGGCGGCCTCGTTCGCGCTGATATCAGACCCAGCCGCCATGCCGGCCCTGTGCGCCTTCAACCCGGGCCGACAGGATTACCCCGACCGCTCGGCCACGCTGATTATTCAGGTTTCCGCGTTGGCTGAAGGCGAAGGCGTCCGGCTTTCCGGGCCCGGCATACAGGAAAGCGCCCGGCTGCGCGTGGACGGCCTGCCCGATCGCTTCTGGGCCGAGCAGGAAGCCAACCGGAGCCTCTTCCCCAGGGGTGTTGATCTGGTCTTTACAACTTCCGACGCGGTGGCAGCCATGCCCCGCACAACACAAGTGGAGAGCTGA
- a CDS encoding alpha-D-ribose 1-methylphosphonate 5-phosphate C-P-lyase PhnJ, whose translation MTFEPSQHRQPQDVATPDVNDGGYNFAYLDEQTKRMIRRSILKAVAIPGYQVPFAGREMPLAYGWGTGGIQVTASVIGPDDVLKVIDQGADDTTNAVSIRRFFATTAGVRTTEKTAEASIIQTRHRIPEKPLTEDQILVYQVPIPEPLRKMEPRETETRTMHALTEYSVMHVKLYEDIARLGRIATNYDYPVQVNGRYVMAPSPIPKFDNPKMDGMPALQLFGAGREKRIYAVPPYTEVKSLDFEDHPFEIQHWDECCGLCDATDSYLDEVILDDKGSKMFVCSDSDYCGERRAAGHEGPMAKAGIF comes from the coding sequence ATGACATTTGAACCCTCCCAGCACCGCCAGCCCCAGGATGTCGCGACGCCCGACGTCAATGACGGCGGCTACAACTTCGCCTACCTGGACGAGCAGACCAAGCGCATGATCCGCCGCAGCATCCTCAAGGCCGTGGCTATTCCCGGCTACCAGGTGCCCTTTGCAGGCAGGGAAATGCCCCTTGCCTACGGCTGGGGCACCGGCGGCATCCAGGTTACGGCCAGCGTGATCGGCCCGGATGACGTGCTCAAGGTCATCGACCAGGGCGCGGACGACACCACCAATGCGGTGTCCATCCGCCGCTTTTTTGCCACCACGGCCGGCGTGCGCACCACGGAAAAAACCGCTGAGGCGTCCATCATCCAGACCAGGCACCGCATCCCGGAAAAGCCCCTGACCGAGGACCAGATTCTCGTCTACCAGGTGCCCATCCCCGAGCCCCTGCGCAAGATGGAGCCACGGGAGACCGAGACGCGCACCATGCACGCCCTGACCGAGTACAGCGTGATGCACGTGAAGCTGTATGAGGACATCGCCCGCCTGGGGCGCATCGCCACCAACTACGACTACCCAGTGCAGGTGAACGGCCGCTACGTCATGGCGCCCTCACCCATTCCCAAGTTCGACAACCCCAAGATGGACGGCATGCCCGCCCTGCAGCTGTTCGGCGCCGGCCGGGAGAAACGCATCTACGCCGTTCCGCCGTACACCGAGGTCAAAAGCCTGGACTTCGAGGATCACCCCTTCGAGATCCAGCACTGGGACGAGTGCTGCGGGTTGTGCGACGCCACGGACAGCTACCTCGATGAAGTGATTCTGGACGACAAGGGATCGAAGATGTTCGTCTGCTCCGATTCCGACTACTGCGGCGAGCGCCGGGCGGCCGGTCACGAAGGCCCCATGGCCAAGGCCGGCATATTTTAG